A stretch of DNA from Solea solea chromosome 20, fSolSol10.1, whole genome shotgun sequence:
CCTTTTATGTACTTGATGTAAAGGCCTTGCTTTCCGCAGGCTGCCATCTTGGATTCTCACAGCTCCTGAGTCCTTACCGTCCTCCTGACTCTCGAGGATCCAGACTAAGAATTGAGACACGcctacagtctcaccattagatgtcactactgacaagaccatccatccatctatcgctttatcctccaccagagggtcgcgggggtggctgtgccaatctcagctacataaggcgataggcggggtacaccctggaccgtTTGCcaatccatcgcagggccacacacatagagacaaacaactattcactctcacacacacacgcctatggtcaatttaggatgtccaatttacctaatccccctACTGACACGACCAAATCAGTTAATTTAAAAGAgtaactgaactgaaatacagcgggaGGGGTTggtgttcgctttgattcttgtgtccgacgtcgcgctcatgactcttccaggcacgacgctctctgaccaatcagtgaccggcagtctgtcaACATCGCGTTTCACTAAAAATATGATGCTCCTACAGAGAAGACGAGTACTAGTGcaaaacaatgatttatttacaaattgAGGATTAAATATCAGTGTCAGTAATCAGTAAGTGTAGGCaggtatgcatgtgtgtgtggatgcataaaacaaaactaaactaaaacaaacagccGTGCCAAGGCCCATGCCCGTGGTGTCTGTGTGAAAGAGGCCAGCcagagtctgagagagagagagaggaaggaaggccTCTTAAGACAAGTGGTGTCCAGGTGTAGCTCATCCCTGTGATGATGACCCCGCCTCCAggcctgaaacaaaacaaagaaggcaAGCACAACACTCCCACAAATAAGGGGTCGTCACagtataaaactataaaaattaTCGCAACAGTATCATGAATCGCAATTATTTTCCTCAGGATAATTGTGACgagactcttgcctttgcagcaagaagacccgcgTTCtcccccctgtgtgtgtggattttctcctggttctctaGTTTCCTtaaactgtccaaaaacatgcagatttggaatTAGGCAAATTGACACTGTAAATTTACCATAGgtgtgaaagtgagagtgaatggttgtttgtctctatgtggccctgtgatgaactggtgacctgtccagggtgtgaccccacattttgccctatgtcagctgggattggcaccagcgaccctcatgtgtaggACAAAGAGCCTCTGTAGGTGCTGTCCATCCTGCAGCAAAGTGTAGGCACCCAGATTAGATTTTGTATAATCTGGGTTCATCCATGAGTGTCTATCCTCTCTCTTGAATTTGTATTTCCCTCACAGGCCGAGAGTACACCATCCCCTCTCCTCTGCAGAGGTTCCTGGCCGAGACATTGGACTTCTTTATCCTGTTctgtgtgaaggccaccattGTGCTGTGGATCATGCATCTGAGTGGGATGAAGTGAGTAGAGCTTTAAAACAGTGACATTTGACCAAGTCCTCCTCAAGCTCAGCTGGCAGCTGGGGTTTATACTGCACCGTGCTTTATTATGTCTCACCTCTTTTAAAAAGGGACATTGCCAAATTAATCACACACTTCATCGTGGAGGAGATCGACGAGAACACGTCCATGGAGGATCTGCAGAAGATGATGGTGGTCGCTCTGGTCTACAGGGTGCTGGTGTGTTTCTATGAGGTGGGTCACGTTCCACACACTGCCCAtgacagtaaaaataataatgagtgTACCAAATTTAGGTTTAAAGACCTCACGTTAATCCGTGTAATTAAAGTTCAAAACAGTAAAATGCACGTTTATTTAGAGAGGAACAGAAATCAAACGTAGTTattgtcttgtttatttttaaatatcaaatagAGTTGAAGCCAAAGTTTATTTTCCACCTCCGCCCTCTTACCTTACAAAATCCTAATTTCTTTAACAACAAAATGAATGCTATTGTCTGTAGTACAATACAGCAAACtgcttgttttaacattttcagaACAATTACTCCTTGactgacattttaaacatgaagcTAGTTAGTTGATAAATTGCCAAaacataattacattacatcacattgaTGCATCGTCACGGATGGGATGTCACTGCTAAAATAGTCAGGCCTCAATACTAATTTAAAATACGAATTTAAAGGATGAATAGTTTTTCAAGCTAAATAGAAACACTTAAGCCAAAtgtctttgtgtgattttaCCACATATTTGAATTCCGTACTTCATAAACttaaactcacacacagtttgtcCAGGCACATTGAGCTGCGGGTGCCTCGTTGCCACGTGCGCGTGTTTTAATGAGACGAGTCAAGAGTTTCTCTGCAGCACAACATTGTTTCCCAGGATGCAAGGTGATGCAACGTTGCATTCATAGTTGCCGGAGATAAAGTCATGCATCAGGTTTCTTGTTTGACTTCTGCACCAGTGGCTTGTTTTCCCAGATGGAAAAGCATCACAGGGACATTCAGGCATCTCTGTGCAGACTAATGATGTGACGTGGGCTTTAACCTTAACTGTGAAAACCCCAACATTAATTTAATCATTGTTTATTCAGGGAAAAGGTGTTTTAGCAATGCCCTGAATTTGCATTCAAAATAAGGTAAAAAGAACAATATAAACTAcaaaattttaaatataattcagacacaatgattattattttgagtgtttttcaaaGAATTAAAACATGCTTTCTGAATTTTctacttcttaaatgtgaatattttctggtttctttgctccatataacaataataattttggtttgtggacaaaacgagaacATCACTATCAACATTTTtcgacattttatgaaccaaacaattacttgattaatggagaaaataatcgacagattaatcaattttGAAAGTAATATAATCAAACACAGATACAGAACAAACAAGTCTGGTAAGGAGTATAATAAAttgtaaaacaatacaaaaatgacaaattagtAATACAGGATAAGATTTATAAGGAGTAAAACAGTTTACGattaagttaataaaaaaaacaatgagttaaaaacaataaaaggtagtaaaaagacaaacaaatcaaGGAGTAAGCATTTCAAATATGCTTTGTTCCACTTGTGTGGTTTACTAAGCTCAGAATGGAGCAGTTTCACAAAGTCTTCAGTGCTGTGAGCATGTTTGATCTTTTATTGCTTCacatttttcttgctttttcaaTCCTGTGTTGTATAATCCATTTTTGGAACACAGTCACATTTGGTTTGGTTGTTTGATTTCCGTCCGTCTTGTACAATCAGATCATCTGTATCTGGGGTGCCGGCGGTGCGACTCCAGGGAAGTTTCTGCTTGGTTTGCGGGTGGTGACGTGTGACACGTCCACTCTGGTCCGACCCAACCGAGTCTTTGTGTCGCCGGCGTCTAACGTTTCGCTCTCTTCGTGAGTGACGCACTGTTTCAGTTATTCCTTCAGCTTAGAGCATCTACTTTAGGACTCTATAACAAGGTGTTTTATCTTTGATGTGTCTTGATCTTCACAGCTCCACGGTGCGAGCATTGAATAAGAACTTCTCCATCGCCTTCCTCTTTCCTGTCTTCATCACTCTACTCTTCATCCGGCACAACAGGACAGTGTATGATATTGTGGCAGGGACAATTGTTGTCCAGAGGAGAGAGGACTGAGAGCCTCGTCACGAGCGGGAGAAATAATAACAAGAGAGTGTGTCGACTATCCTGaaacttttaaattgaaattgaaaccAGTCACAAAtgacaacaccaacaacacacgGCAGCAAATGACTGATGCACTGGCTCAGATTAAAACTTGGACATCGATTGCATGCAAACATAGGCCGGTTTTGTTTGGAATCCTGACACCAAACTGTTTTTGTGTGAGGTGTGAGATGTTTATTACCCTTTTAAGAAGTATTGTGATTCATGATGACGGAAATCGTTCAGGAAAGTGTGCTTTCCAATGTTTCCAGGATTTTCTGCGACTTCTCCTCACAAAATGTGAATCTTATCTagtctatttattattttccgAAAGCTTAAAACTCCTATGTGTAGGATTTTGGTGGGGCCTAGTGGTACCAAATAAATACCTCCAAGATGCCTAAACTAATGTCATCAGAATAATTAAACACATGCTGTACACACAAATTACTACaccagtggcggttgctggtctttgaaatgggggaagctcatttcaggcccagttatttatccataaattctgcaaatgaacaacGAGAAGAAGGAAACGCGACAATTATGTCAAACTGAAATACTATAatagtggggttttttttgcattatttaaatgaaaatgttctatATCGCagagtaaataacacacaacgagcagctatttgtctacagactacacttccacacaggactgaggcagaaaaggctctgctGTCGAGTATGTTCAAAAACTGTctctgcctttcagacagttcctccaa
This window harbors:
- the fam8a1a gene encoding protein FAM8A1 — protein: MTATESSEKQPPHSSVTADYCAQLQRWMWQYYWSNGSWQSWVSLSAFSFPLPCGFPPSGHTVGPPAAAWTSGGGQQGADTRNWTTYPYYYPLSFPASPSSHSAGAQPEQSAAAATAAATQQSGNNAPQTGREYTIPSPLQRFLAETLDFFILFCVKATIVLWIMHLSGMKDIAKLITHFIVEEIDENTSMEDLQKMMVVALVYRVLVCFYEIICIWGAGGATPGKFLLGLRVVTCDTSTLVRPNRVFVSPASNVSLSSSTVRALNKNFSIAFLFPVFITLLFIRHNRTVYDIVAGTIVVQRRED